In Rutidosis leptorrhynchoides isolate AG116_Rl617_1_P2 chromosome 2, CSIRO_AGI_Rlap_v1, whole genome shotgun sequence, one genomic interval encodes:
- the LOC139889632 gene encoding heme oxygenase 1, chloroplastic-like — translation MVFNFGEEQVEQMQVSNLDKDSLKKMAKKCTGGFVDELRSVAMKLHTKDQSKEGQKETQIKPWREWDPTLDGYLKFLVDRKLIYDTLDKIICQADFPEYAEFRNTGLERALNLSKDLQWFKEQGHVIPQPLPVGLDYSLYIEKLSKNDPQAFICHLYVIYFGQTAGGRMIGRKVAAKLLNGKELEFYKWDGDITITLQYFREKLNKVAQNWTRDEKDHCLDEIEISFKFNRDIFHLTLV, via the exons aTGGTTTTTAATTTTGGTGAAGAACAAGTTGAGCAAATGCAGGTTTCAAATTTAGATAAAGATAG tctaaagaaaatggCGAAGAAATGTACTGGTGGGTTTGTGGATGAGTTGAGGTCTGTTGCTATGAAACTCCATACAAAAGATCAATCTAAAGAAGGCCAAAAAGAAACTCAAATAAAACCATGGCGTGAGTGGGACCCAACTCTTGATGGTTACTTGAAGTTCTTGGTTGATAGGAAATTGATTTATGATACTCTTGACAAGATTATTTGTCAGGCTGATTTTCCTGAAT ATGCAGAATTCAGGAATACAGGGCTTGAAAGAGCGTTAAATTTGTCAAAAGATTTACAATGGTTTAAAGAACAAGGTCATGTTATTCCGCAACCTTTACCAGTCGGGCTTGATTATTCTCTTTATATCGAAAAGTTGTCAAAAAATGACCCGCAAGCGTTCATATGTCACTTATACGTGATATATTTTGGGCAAACTGCGGGTGGCCGGATGATTGGAAGAAAG GTAGCTGCAAAGCTCTTGAATGGGAAAGAACTGGAGTTTTACAAATGGGATGGTGATATTACCATAACACTGCAGTACTTCAGGGAGAAATTAAATAAGGTTGCTCAG AACTGGACTAGAGATGAGAAGGATCATTGTCTTGATGAAATCGAGATATCTTTCAAATTCAATCGCGACATTTTCCATCTAACCTTGGTATAA